From Streptomyces durmitorensis, a single genomic window includes:
- a CDS encoding DUF3558 domain-containing protein, translated as MHRPAQRLTRILTCAAAVPVIFIASGCSSDSGSGSDGAKKDSGSKASASASGKDKAATVEKAAFSKLPEPCEVLSKKSLDDLVPEAKDKSGKAGTSDDTSARGTCSWDSLDNNGVDGSQFRWLRVSLMRFDSDASLGSGAKRAQNNFAKQVADAQATEGAKSVKTEPVPGMGDQTTVVAYDLKKDKENFKQQTVVTRVENAVVTIDYNGAGLAGDKAPSAKDLSKAAEKAAKEASAAVVSANKAGGTDSGSGSGSGSKESDSKDSGSEDSGSKDSKDSGSKESSKSSTKPKS; from the coding sequence ACCAGCACAGCGACTCACCCGCATACTCACCTGCGCAGCCGCCGTACCGGTGATCTTCATTGCCTCCGGCTGCTCCTCCGACTCCGGCTCGGGTTCGGACGGGGCCAAGAAGGACTCGGGCTCGAAGGCTTCCGCTTCGGCCTCGGGCAAGGACAAGGCCGCGACCGTGGAGAAGGCGGCGTTCAGCAAGCTGCCCGAGCCCTGCGAGGTCCTGTCGAAGAAGTCGCTCGACGACCTCGTCCCGGAGGCGAAGGACAAGTCGGGCAAGGCGGGCACGTCCGACGACACGTCGGCGCGTGGCACCTGCTCCTGGGACAGCCTCGACAACAACGGCGTCGACGGCTCGCAGTTCCGTTGGCTCCGTGTCTCGCTGATGCGCTTCGACTCGGACGCGTCGCTGGGCAGCGGTGCCAAGCGCGCGCAGAACAACTTCGCGAAGCAGGTCGCGGACGCGCAGGCGACGGAGGGCGCGAAGAGCGTCAAGACGGAGCCGGTGCCGGGTATGGGCGACCAGACGACGGTCGTGGCGTACGACCTGAAGAAGGACAAGGAAAACTTCAAGCAGCAGACGGTCGTGACGCGCGTGGAGAACGCCGTCGTCACGATCGACTACAACGGCGCGGGCCTGGCCGGTGACAAGGCGCCGAGCGCGAAGGACCTGTCGAAGGCTGCCGAGAAGGCGGCGAAGGAGGCCTCCGCCGCGGTCGTCTCCGCGAACAAGGCGGGCGGCACGGACAGCGGCAGCGGCAGCGGCAGCGGCTCCAAGGAGTCGGACTCGAAGGACTCCGGTTCCGAGGACTCCGGCTCGAAGGATTCCAAGGACTCGGGCTCCAAGGAGAGCTCCAAGTCCAGCACCAAGCCCAAGAGCTGA